In Solanum lycopersicum chromosome 3, SLM_r2.1, the genomic stretch cccctcttccagatctcgctcgccactctcccaaatttcactcgccaccctcgcctttctcacttatacaaacagaagcgaaatgtataaattgcatttctgtttgtataaagtgtgagaaaattgtatatacacatgcaagtacgtgtattttcgtcctatacacttataattatacaataaaaatactcccctgcccagtttcttttgcctttctctctttctcgttttatacaattttcaaattgtatataatttctctctttctctttttatacaattcgattcaattgtatattccttgtcaagtctcttttgtctttctctctttctcgttttatacaaattcaaattgtttatgatcgttctatacacttataataatgcaattcgttttatacatttcgtttttatacagttctctgcccaagtgtctttctctttcttgttttatacacttcgttttatacaatttgcttcaacggtatatgtataacgaattatacattttatatgtttgctatggaacacaattatgcaaactttgttatagcatacaaatatgaattttttatttgctatatgtgaaagttgctcttTTAATCTTGCTCGATTTTTAATAAACTACTCTCTTCGTTTCAAAAAGGATAAACTtgtttgacttgacacggagtttaagaaaaaaaaaattgaatcgtgtgatcctaaattaaagtgtcctttaattttatggtcttaaacatgtcacgtgaaaaatagaaattaaaatgtaactaaaaaaagcaagatttttttttaaaaatagactaaaaaaatgaaaccattctttttgaaacggataaagtaataaataaggGTAATTTGgtaaatactatttttttaataagcacaaaaactaaaaagaatcaaaacaacacttattttgagaaagaaaaaagtataCAATTATAATCGTACTTGTAGatgagtttaaaaaataaaagtccaatatatatgtatataagagGAACCATCATCTAAAATGTATATTGTATGTGTGTTAGGAGTGTATATCAAGTATTTAGTTACTCATCATAACTataatttactataattatCACTCGTGATTAATATTGTACATTAATTACGTGAGTTGACTTTGAATTTGTATTAGtcacatttgtatatgtataattcgccaaaaaatacaaatagatatgtataatatacaattatttaatatatatgcatatacaattcacctctctcccactctctgccctctctcgctcgcctctctcctccttctcccaatCTTGTTCGCCTccctcctccctctcccaatctcgcttgccatatatacaaatgcatatgtataatacacAATTATCTAATCGATTTACATATACATggttcacctttctcccactattttccccctctctctcccagtcttcCTCACCTCTCTCTTTCCTATagcatgtagctacaaattgtaattatcaaattatagctATAAAAAGTAATAAGACTATTTTTAaatggctatatgtgaaaattttctattttttaacgCATCAATTggtcatcttttttttttcttgatcaaATGAGTGTTTGATGTACAAGTACAGTAACTATgttattatcaatttttaacaTCATAAATTGGtcaatatttgtttttcttgGTCAAATAAGTAATTTTAGATTCTAGAAATCCTCtgaattttacaaaatacatgtACATATGAATTTCCCTCTAGAATATTTCAATTCACCATTTTGGTCTTTCAACGTTCATTTATCGTAGTTTGTATATATCATTCaccatgaaaaataaaaaatgcttaACAATTATGAATTTCCCTGCAGAATATTCCAATTCACCATTTTGGTCTTTCAATGTGCATTTACCGTAGTTTGTATATATCATTCATCAtgaaaaatctatatatatatatatatatatatatatatatatatatatatatatatatatatatatatatatatatatatcactaagatatgtttatataatttcatgttgtacctaaaaagttaaaagaatgaattgtataaacaaaaataaatatgaatttcaacaaatatatttaagtcTTCTTATTAAGAAATTAGCTTGaagtaattaattttgttaagtCATTACCTacattgaatatatttattCCTTGATCAAAGGAGAAATTTTAGATTCTTCAAATCttctttaacaaaaaataaataatataaacgAGATTTCCTCTACgttatttcatttcaaatttttttagcaTGTATTATTTATCATAACTCGTAAATATAAAGACGCTTTGATAAATTACCATAGTGGCAAAAATCATGTGAGTAAGGTAGTAGTACACACTTACACACTTCATACTAtagtacatacatatatatatttattggttAGTTATGGGCCAAAAGTAATTAGTTCAGCTAACAAACAGATATGAGTATTGACTGGCAAGTTTAACAAAGAAGGAACCTTCCGTCTTTTCCTTAAAACTAACATAGTCGATAAAAAaagtactactactactactctACCAACAAAACGACGACGTCAAAAGCGGTGAACGTGAGTTACACGGCCACCACAGTATTGGGTCCCACACCGCCAAAAAAATACCTTCAATTATCAAAGATCATAAAAAGCTGCGTACAGCAAGTGAATAAAgtagagagaaaaaagaaaaaaaaaataaagctaaAAATGATGAACACATTGAACAAGATTGATGAAGAAAAGCTTGATTATGGCAAGTtgatttagggtttttttttgaaCTCTGTTCTGTACTGTACTGCTGTGGTGTGTGTGTGTTGGAAAGAATCGTGAAGAAAACCCTAAACGCGAATAGCTTAATTTTGTGAATTTGGGGTTTCCGAGATTCACTGGAGATATACTattgaaaaccccaaaagaaatGGACAGATCAAGATCTAAGAGATACTATTACGACCAGGATTATGAATCCGAGAACTTACCCAGGACTAAACAGAGGTACAACAACCCTCACCATTATGCACCGACGGCTCATCACAGACGTCCTGTTTCCGGTGGAGGTGGAGGAGGTAGGAAAATGCAGGACCCTGCACTTATGGTTACTACTACTTACCGGATTTTATGTCACGATGTTAAGGCGGGTGGTGTTATTGGGAAATCAGGGAGTATTATTAAGGCGATTAGGCAGCATACTGGGGCATGGGTGAATGTACATGAACTGATTCCAGGAGATGATGAACGTATCATTGAGATTTCGGACACTCGGAGGAGGGATCCTGATGGTAGAATGCCGGCGTTTTCGCCAGCTCAGGAGGCATTGCTGATGATACATGAGAGGATTTTGGATAGTGATAGTGGTGGAGGAGGGTACAGTGGTGGGATGGATGTGGAGGAGGAATTTAGGATGAGAGGTGTTAGTGGGAGTAATCGCGCCGTAACAAGGTTGGTGGTGACTAGAATGCATGTGGGATGTTTGCTAGGGAAAGGAGGGAAAATTATTGAGCAAATGAGGATTGAGACTAAGACACATATTAGAATTTTGCCCAGAGATCACAGTTTGCCGCGTTGCGTTTCAATGTCAGAGGAGATTGTTCAGGTTTACATCTTATTCCCTTGTTCAGGTTAATTTGAATTGGACTTCAAGCCAGCAAAAATCATGACCTTATACAGTGACTTTGTACATCCTTATTGATAAAGTGACCCAGAACCATAACATTATTTGAAGCACATATATAGTTGCTGAAAGAAAGAAACTAATGACAAAGATAGATAGCTTTGAAAAATTTCTCTACCATTGGAGCTAGGAATCATCTGATATTGCATAAGAAGTATCTTAAGTAGAAAAGAACACTTATTCACTTAACAATGAGACTGATGATACCTGAGTTCAGATCAGATACAAAAATGATAAAGATCTGAATCAAAATGGCTTAAATAATGAATTACTAATGACACTTTAATGAATGCCTAATGTTTTAAGCCATTATCATTGAgcacttatatttattttcctgAGTTTTGTTAATACTGGGCTGAGGTTgtaattactttttctttattaaaaaaattggggGTAAGGGAAGGGAAAATGGGGGAATGGAATACGATGTGGGGAATCGAGCCCTCACCAACAAGGTGAAAGTTAAAGTAACCAACCAATGGAGCTACTAAGCTTCCCCGCCGAGGTTgtaattactttttataaaataaactgGGGGTAGGGGTAGGGAAAATGGGGAAGGGGTTTACGATGTGGGGAATTGAACCCTCACTAAGAAGGTGAAAGTTTAGGTAATCAACCCAACGAGCTACTAGGATTTCCCGTCGAGGTTgtaattactttttataaaataaactgGGGGTAGGGGTAGGGAAATTGGGGAAGGGGTTTACGATGTGGGGAATCGAACCCTCACCAAGAAGGTGAAAGTTTAGGTAATCAACCCAACTGAGCTACTAAGATTTCCCGTCGAGGTTgtaattactttttataaaataaactgGGGGTAGGGGTAGGGAAATTGGGGAAGGGGATTACGATGTGGGGAATCGAACCCTCACCAAGAAGGTGAAAGTTTAGGTAATCAACCCAACTGAGCTACTAAGATTCCCCGTTGAGGTTGTAATGATATTTGACAACCCAAATCGTTTTCTGCTATATGCTGAGTAGTGTATCTATAGACTATAAATAGCTACGACTACTACTGCACTTCAATTCTAAGTGAATTGGTCTTGGTTATATGAATCCTAATCGTCCATGTCACTCCATTAAGCTCATCTAAGTCTAATATTACTTAGTAGGGTATCTCCCTTCTCTATGTTCAGTTGCTTTGTCAAGAAGTGTGAATAACATTTCATTAACCCCTTCTGGTAAAAAGTTAGTCTCTCACATGCTGGATATGAACCAGATAATTCATGGGAAGCTTAATTATTTAGGATTCTTTTTTGATCAGTAATTTGGATGGTATTATTGtcctaagttgctcggactcgtGAGCGGGTGTTCTATACGGGTGTGGATCTAGAGGTCTGATCCTTCATTATCTAAGTTTAAAGAAGATTCGggtaaaaataattcaaaaatctaCAAATAGTGCGATATTATGTGGAAAACGTCAAAAGTATCCAGGGAAAAAATATAGAACCCTAGAAGGAGATACAAGGAAAATGACTGACTTGGAAATTGCTATATACTAGCTATTCAATAAACTTGCTATATACGAGTTATTCGTTTTTCTTCAATGTCACTATAACTTTTGTTTTGATTATAGAAATTATTAGATCTGTCCTGAATTTCTCAAATGACTTGGGTCAAAGTATCCAAAATCGATTGACCATATCTGGACGGATCCCACACCCATGTCGTGTTGACACGGATACGGCACCAAAACTGAAGAATCCAAGCAACTTAGAGTTGCCCCTGTGTGATTAATGATTTGTGATTTTTAAGTAATCACATTTAGTCCtcaataaatttgaatttcgtTTCTCTTTTTTCCTGTGTCTTAGACAACTCTCTCTTCAATGAACCCTGTTTATGGATCAACTCTGTTGATTCTCTTGCTATTGATTGTGTTTCTGAAGATCCaatcttctctctctctctctctctatatatatatatacacaatatgTCCTTATCTCTGATCTTCCCCTGGTTTGTTCTTTTGTTCTGAAGGGAAGTGGTGTGATGGAAGGATGGAGATACTTATTTTAGGTTGCACTAAAGCAGAATCTGTAACATTTATAGCATTTTATAACACAGTAAAATTTCTAAGACCTTGGTTATGTCATTATTGGAGCTTGCATCCAGAAAGtggctcttttttttttctcaaagacATGGTgctttctttttaaataaatgtgATGATGGCATAGGCATAGCAACAAGCTGATGATAGAATCAGCTGGAGTGCATATCAGCGATAACACACACGGACACACATACTTATCTTTGAAATAGACATTGGTCTAGTGTTAGTTGTATATTAGTTCTAGTGTATGTACATATTAACAGACGATCAGGATGCCTGATTTCTCTTTTCCCTACTCCTGTGTCATATGGGCTTTGACCTGTGAAATGCGTTGAATGGGTGTTTCAAATGAAGTATTTGATGTCCAGTATTTACCAATTGGTCGGAGGTCAATATGTCTGTCAAAATGAGCTTTCAGTCTAATGATTCAGCTGAGAGCTTAACAAGgtgtaatttaaatttgaatcatCATTACCAAATTTTGCTCTAAAAGCAATTAGAACAAATTAACTGTTGATTTCCTTCAGGAACTTGTATCTCCTGGCGATCATGCAGATACCGAAACTTTCTGGTTTGATGGCACATCTCTATGTTGGAGCATATCCTGCTCAATTTTCCTTCTGAAACCTTCAAAACATTTGCATCTTGgactatataattttttctcttgAAGTTCACgtgatgattttgaaaaatcaaagagATATGGAAATTGATACATTTATGCAGTTCATTGCCTTCATTTGAACATCTAAAACGATATTGTGCTTGCGATTGTTTTGCCTTTCCTTATAGTTCCTCTGATATATTGCTGCCATTAAGGTAATTCTCAGACAATGCACTTAAATTTTTCCTTCTGATGTATCACAAAGAGgagatttataattatagatTGTCATAGTGGAACTGCTGCTATTGATTTGTAAGCTAATTTGTTTGTGTCCTATCACAGATGATTTCTGAGTCATATAAATCGTGATATTTAGGTATACCTTATATTGGACTTGCTTGTGGTAAATGTATAAATGTGGTGGATTGTATTAGATAATTACTGCCTGCTTGAAAGCAATCATTAGTAGCTCAGCATTATGTGTTATGCTTGTTTTGCTTGCAGGTTGTTGGGGAAGTAAATGCTGTGAAAAAGGCTGTAGAAATTATTTCCTCACGCTTGAGGGAGAGCCAGCATCGTGATCGGGGTCACTTTCCTGGTCGGCCACATTCTCCTGAACGGTTTCTCCCTCCTGATGACGAATTTATTCCCCACATGAACAGTACAGCTCGCAGGCTGTCTGAAAATGGGTCTGCTTTTGGATCAAGGCTTCCTGCTGGTATGAGTGGTGGTCGAAGCAATAACTATTCCTCATCCTCATCTGGATATGCCATTGAATCTGGAATCGCTCCCAACAATGATAATGGGCAGGTCATGTACGTTGAAGATCTTGTGTTCCGAATTCTATGTCCAGTTGACAAGGTTGATACTGTTGCTGGGGAATCAGATGGAATTATAGAGTTGCTTCAGAATGAGATTGGTGTGGATGTGAAGATTTTGAATCCTGTTGCCGGCTCAGATGAACAGGTCATAATCATTTCATCTGATGAGGTACTCCCTCTACTCTTTGTTGTCCAGGTCTCAGTAAGTTATTGCCGTTTATTTACTATGAAAGTTCTaatttgagttttttgtttTCTAGAATGGGATTCCATTAACTTTGTTCTTTTTAGCctcatatatgaaatttgttACACCCTATACCTCATAAAATGATATTTCTAGGATGCTGCTTAAAAGGTTCTGAAAGATATCTGGTGTTGACGTTTGTCTTTTAGGGTCCAGATGATGAGCTGTTTCCTGCTCAGGAAGCTCTTTTGCATATTCAAACCCGCATTGTTGATCTTGTTCCGGAGAAGGAAAATGTTATTACAACTCGTTTAGTTGTGCAAACAGATGAAGTTGAATGTTTGGGAGGAAGAGATGGACTATTATCTGATATGCAGAAAATAACTGGTGCTACTGTCAAGATTCTACCAAAGGAAGAACTTCCACCATGTGTGTCAAGGACTGATGAAGTTATACAGGTCTGTCAATTTTCTTTTAAGCTTCTAATATGAGGATAAAAAGGTAGCTCATTTGATTTTCATGTTCTTTAGTTGATATGTGTACCAGAGGTGGTGCATATTTGGGCAGTGCATTCCTTTTGCAAGTTACACAGAGTGTGCAGCAAGGGGAATGTTGTCTCTGAAATTTTATCAGCTCCTACTAATTTTCCTAAATGTTATGGTCATAGTATAAATTCTTGGTTGTTGCGtataagtttatttaaaagaattcaaatcATTGGATAGAGTAGTCTGGGCTCCAATTGTTGGGCTTATGTTTTTTCTGGACATGCTATGTAATTCTTCATATTTCCAGATTGTTGGAGAGATCAAAGCAGCTAGAGAAGCTCTTGTTGAAGTGACATCGAGGCTTCGGAGTTTTACTTATCGGAATTTCTTTCAAAAGGATATACCCTCACCAGCAATACCTGCATCAAGCCCTGCTAGGAGTACTATTGGAGCAGACAAAAATTCTTTCAATAACACATCTCCATCTCAACAAAACTACAGTGTGAATGACGTTCCAACTTCAATCTATCAAAATACACCAGCCAAACCAATCTCACAGCCAGTAAAAGTGagttaatttcttttcttgcttgtttcCGGATGAGTCTAAATTTTCTAATCCCCAGTCTTTAATGTGACATCCTAATGAGCTGGAAAGTTAGTATGCCAAATAGTCATAGTTGTCTCAGAGAAATTTCAAGTTAGCAGGATAGCCTGGATTAATGAACCCTTGCTATATTTCCTAAAAAGGTGTTTATTTTGTAGGAAACTGGGGCATCTGCCAGTGAAATAACCAAGCAAAATGAAAGTGAGCGTCGTGAAGATATTCCGAGCGGATTGAATAGGTAACAGTTTTCTATTTTATCTTAAACCATGTTAGTTTGCTGTCTTTGAACCTAACTTTCTCTTTTTCCAGAATGCATGTAACATTGGTCACTAGAAGTATTTTGGAAGTTGTCATACCTCCACATGCAGCGCCCAAACTGAtaacaaaatcaagaaataagCTTGCTCAGATTAGTGAGGTCAGTTTGGCTTCTTCAATGCACCCACTTCATTTCAAAATTACATTTGGCTAAAGCAAGTGACACagttatattgtttttattgcTGACAGTTGTCAGGAGCAAATGTTAAATTGATTGAGGATAGGCCTGAGGTAACAGATAAGATCATACAGATATCAGGCACTCCGGAGCAAGCAGAGAGAGCTCAAAGCCTGCTTCAAGGATTTATTTTAAGCAGTAAGTATCTTTATTCTCTGTTCAGGTCGACCCTGAAATTGGGAGTTAAGAGAACAAAAAAGAGTGTGCTAGTACAAGTAATCTAATTCTTTGCTTCATTATTCAGCTCTAGAAGATGGCCCCTGAAACGCTGTGACAAGTTTGCGTGGCAAGTAATGCTCCAAGCCTGGAGGTGCCTTGCAATTTTCCTTTGTAGGCCGACTTCCCTAAAAGTGTCCGCTATAGTAGGGTATCCTAGGCCATCGCGAGGCACTGACAAGTAAGAATGTACAATATAAATCGGTGCATATCGTTATATGTAATGCTTAATACCTCAAATTGTTGTGTTGTATTTGGAATGTACTATCAACAGTCCTGCACTGTACAAGAATGTAGTTAAGCCTTTGTGCAAACTCAGGCTGGTGcttattttttcacaaaaagggaatgccttttcttttttgttcctcttttctctttatATTGTACCTTTGTGACGCGCAGGAGGTGGGGAGCAAACAGCATCCTTTACGTTGTGTGAGCTTCAAACATGCAAAACTTGTTCTGTGGGGAGTGGCTGTTGATAACCTCAGCCTCCTCCCTAACGGAACCCTCTTTTGCCCCCCCACCTAAGAAATTCTGCATCTGTACAGTATGCTACTATGCCAGTCTCTGTATGGACGAAGAATGCATTCGTTTTCAGTGGTGTAAAATAATCTGTCATGTTTGAGTTGATGGCTTGTGAGTTACATGGAACTTACTAGCCCAAGAGAAAGATGTGTTTGGTATTTGATGCGAGTCATACCGAATATTTTTGTCTAGTATAGGCTGCGTTAGCCTAGTGAACTGGACAGATTTTATCTGAGATGAAGGGAAATACGTTGATATGACTGGTAAAGTTGTATAAGTTCGAGCCGTGACTGGTAAAGTTGTATAAGTTTGAGCCGTAAGAAACATAAGATTTCTTGTGGTTCAACTCTTCCTCGGATATGTACATAGCGGGAACTTAGTGTGAtgcttttttcttttgaatgacgcttctctttttcttcttccaaaGCAAATTTTGGCATGCTTTACGATGCAAAGATCTAGTACCAatctatttaataaatattgtaagCTGAACGGTAGTGTCAGTTAATATTTTGTAGGAGTTACGAAGTGTTTATTATGCTTCTTTATTTGTGTAGACTAACGGTTATGCATAATTCATAATAGTTTTTACGTaggttaaatatataaatttcattttaaaagaattgaaGATTTCACGcgttaattttctattaaacttaaattgttttattttcaaaatataaaatgtgtcatataaattgaaatagatggagtaaaaaaatatttgagctTTGGTGGAACATATGTCCCAATGGCATTGGGATTTTTTGAACGAACCTATTTTATGAAGTAAAGATAAGGCAAGAAATAAGACATATACTCGTAAAGAAGTAGAAAATCATGAattcaaaattgtttattttgaacTTTACTCTTTTTAGTGTTTATTTTCTGTTTAGAActtaaatatcaataattttttttgatggaTGATGAGCAACTTATAAGGTTATAACTAAGCTCCAAGGCTGACgatacatttaaataaaaaaatgaatgaagggCACaacccaataagaaaaatagtg encodes the following:
- the LOC101261995 gene encoding RNA-binding KH domain-containing protein RCF3 → MDRSRSKRYYYDQDYESENLPRTKQRYNNPHHYAPTAHHRRPVSGGGGGGRKMQDPALMVTTTYRILCHDVKAGGVIGKSGSIIKAIRQHTGAWVNVHELIPGDDERIIEISDTRRRDPDGRMPAFSPAQEALLMIHERILDSDSGGGGYSGGMDVEEEFRMRGVSGSNRAVTRLVVTRMHVGCLLGKGGKIIEQMRIETKTHIRILPRDHSLPRCVSMSEEIVQVVGEVNAVKKAVEIISSRLRESQHRDRGHFPGRPHSPERFLPPDDEFIPHMNSTARRLSENGSAFGSRLPAGMSGGRSNNYSSSSSGYAIESGIAPNNDNGQVMYVEDLVFRILCPVDKVDTVAGESDGIIELLQNEIGVDVKILNPVAGSDEQVIIISSDEGPDDELFPAQEALLHIQTRIVDLVPEKENVITTRLVVQTDEVECLGGRDGLLSDMQKITGATVKILPKEELPPCVSRTDEVIQIVGEIKAAREALVEVTSRLRSFTYRNFFQKDIPSPAIPASSPARSTIGADKNSFNNTSPSQQNYSVNDVPTSIYQNTPAKPISQPVKETGASASEITKQNESERREDIPSGLNRMHVTLVTRSILEVVIPPHAAPKLITKSRNKLAQISELSGANVKLIEDRPEVTDKIIQISGTPEQAERAQSLLQGFILSTLEDGP